In Helianthus annuus cultivar XRQ/B chromosome 9, HanXRQr2.0-SUNRISE, whole genome shotgun sequence, the following are encoded in one genomic region:
- the LOC110880145 gene encoding clavaminate synthase-like protein At3g21360 has product MATGNFFQQVTLPQQKSQNDGPLFPAVLSPSSTTAVQLSTFKEAIRAHKPWLESILLKSGAILFRGFPVTSPFDFNDVLEAFGYPEFSYLGGRAPRTQVIGRVYTANESPLHMELPFHHEMSYVPDFPTKLFFFCEEEPGEGGETPIVLSHIVYEKMKERHPDFVAQLEEHGLAYIKIASDRDDPSSVTGSSWKKAYQTDDKNVAEERAVKQGTKLEWMGNMAKTITGPVAAIRFDEATGRKTWFNSLAVAYNVPTSEKQSTSVELGSGDPVDYDAMKDMLRILKEECVAIPWKKGDVLLVNNLTVLHSRWPLIKPPRRILASLCK; this is encoded by the exons ATGGCCACCGGAAATTTCTTCCAACAAGTAACACTGCCTCAGCAAAAATCCCAGAACGACGGCCCTCTTTTTCCGGCGGTGTTATCACCCTCCTCTACAACTGCAGTACAACTCTCTACATTTAAAGAGGCGATCAGAGCTCATAAACCATGGCTGGAATCTATTCTACTCAAAAGTGGCGCTATTCTCTTCCGAGGTTTCCCGGTTACATCTCCGTTCGACTTCAACGACGTCCTTGAAGCTTTCGGCTACCCGGAATTCTCCTACCTCGGTGGACGAGCCCCTCGGACACAAGTCATTGGTAGAGTTTATACTGCAAATGAAAGCCCTCTTCATATGGAACTTCCTTTTCATCACGAGATGTCTTAC GTTCCAGATTTCCCCACAAAGTTGTTTTTCTTTTGTGAAGAAGAGCCAGGAGAAGGGGGAGAAACCCCTATAGTTCTGAGTCATATCGTATACGAAAAGATGAAAGAGAGACATCCGGATTTCGTTGCACAGCTCGAGGAGCATGGATTGGCATATATAAAGATAGCAAGTGATCGGGACGATCCATCATCCGTTACTGGTAGTAGTTGGAAGAAGGCATACCAAACCGATGACAAGAATGTTGCCGAGGAAAG GGCGGTGAAGCAGGGAACAAAGCTAGAATGGATGGGGAATATGGCAAAGACTATAACAGGTCCAGTGGCTGCGATCAGGTTTGACGAGGCGACTGGCAGGAAAACATGGTTTAATAGTCTTGCTGTTGCTTACAATGTTCCTACGAGTGAGAAGCAGAGTACATCCGTAGAGCTGGGTAGCGGCGATCCTGTGGATTATGATGCTATGAAAGACATGTTGAGAATATTGAAAGAAGAATGTGTTGCGATACCTTGGAAGAAAGGCGATGTTCTCTTGGTCAATAATTTGACGGTTCTTCATAGCCGGTGGCCACTAATAAAGCCTCCTCGTCGTATACTAGCTTCACTGTGCAAGTGA
- the LOC110875119 gene encoding clavaminate synthase-like protein At3g21360 yields the protein MATGRLFREIQLPEQKSYDDGIIFPLVLSPNTAQVKLCAFKEAIRDHKPWLESLLQKNGAILFRDFPVISPSDFNDVVEAFGFPESLYVGGRASRTKVIGRIYTANECPPEMRIPFHHEMTYVPDCPSKLFFFCEEEPGSGGETPIVLSHIIYEKMKETHPDFVSRLEEHGVTYIMMMSNEDHPSSFTGTSWKSAYMTDDKKVAQQRAAKLGTKLEWTENAVKTITGPLPAIRFDKGSERKTWFNNLTGPVNGEDKIYDKDIFIELGNGEVVPDEAMRDCLRILEEECVSIPWKNGDIMLVNNLMVLHSRMPLLKPPRRILASLCK from the exons ATGGCGACCGGAAGATTATTCCGAGAGATACAATTACCCGAGCAAAAATCATATGACGACGGCATTATCTTCCCATTGGTATTATCCCCAAACACTGCACAAGTAAAACTTTGTGCTTTTAAAGAAGCTATTAGAGATCACAAGCCATGGCTGGAATCTCTACTCCAGAAAAATGGTGCTATACTCTTCCGCGACTTCCCTGTTATCTCTCCTTCTGATTTCAACGACGTTGTTGAAGCTTTCGGCTTCCCAGAGTCACTCTATGTTGGAGGCCGAGCCTCTCGGACCAAAGTCATTGGCCGGATTTACACCGCGAATGAATGCCCTCCGGAAATGCGAATTCCTTTCCATCATGAGATGACATAT GTTCCGGATTGTCCGTCCAAGTTATTTTTCTTTTGCGAAGAAGAACCAGGAAGCGGGGGAGAGACCCCGATAGTATTGAGTCATATTATATATGAAAAGATGAAAGAGACACACCCGGATTTCGTTTCACGACTCGAGGAGCATGGAGTGACTTATATAATGATGATGAGTAATGAGGACCACCCATCTTCTTTTACTGGCACTAGCTGGAAGTCGGCATACATGACCGATGACAAAAAAGTTGCTCAACAAAG GGCTGCAAAGCTGGGAACAAAGCTGGAATGGACCGAGAATGCTGTAAAAACTATAACAG GTCCATTACCGGCCATTAGATTCGACAAGGGAAGTGAACGCAAAACTTGGTTCAATAATCTGACTGGCCCCGTCAATGGTGAAGATAAAATCTACGATAAGGATATATTTATCGAGCTCGGAAATGGTGAGGTGGTGCCTGATGAGGCCATGAGAGATTGCTTGAGAATCTTGGAAGAAGAATGTGTAAGCATTCCTTGGAAGAACGGCGATATTATGCTTGTTAATAACCTGATGGTCCTTCACAGCCGAATGCCACTATTGAAACCGCCTCGCCGCATCCTTGCATCCCTTTGCAAGTGA
- the LOC110880144 gene encoding clavaminate synthase-like protein At3g21360 has protein sequence MATGEFFRQVTLPEQKSHNDGGLFPAVLSPTCTTAVHLSTFKEAIMAHKPWLESILLNTGAILFRGFPVTSPSDFNDVVEAFGFPEFPYVGGRASRTQVVGRVYTANESPLHMEVPFHHEMAYVPDSPTKLFFFCEEEPGEGGETPIVLSHIVYEKMKERHPDFVAQLEEHGLTYIKIAGDRDDPSSVTGSSWKKAYQTDDKNVAEERAAKLGTKLEWMGNTAKVITGPVPAIRFDEASRRKTWFNSLAVTYSVPASEKRNTSVELGSGDPVDEDAVKDMLRILKEECVAIPWKKGDVLLVNNLAVLHSRRPLIKPPRRILASLCK, from the exons ATGGCAACCGGAGAATTCTTCCGACAAGTAACACTGCCTGAGCAAAAATCCCATAACGACGGTGGTCTCTTCCCGGCGGTGTTATCCCCCACTTGTACCACTGCAGTACATCTTTCCACTTTTAAAGAGGCGATCATGGCTCATAAACCATGGCTGGAATCTATTCTCCTCAACACTGGCGCTATTCTCTTCCGAGGCTTCCCGGTTACATCTCCGTCCGACTTCAACGACGTCGTTGAAGCTTTCGGCTTCCCGGAATTCCCCTACGTCGGCGGCCGAGCCTCTCGGACCCAAGTTGTTGGTAGGGTTTATACTGCAAATGAAAGTCCTCTTCATATGGAGGTTCCTTTTCATCATGAGATGGCTTAT GTTCCAGATTCCCCCACCAAGTTATTCTTCTTTTGCGAAGAAGAACCAGGAGAAGGGGGAGAAACCCCCATTGTTCTGAGTCATATCGTCTACGAAAAGATGAAAGAGAGACATCCGGATTTCGTTGCACAGCTTGAGGAGCATGGATTGACATATATAAAGATAGCAGGTGATCGGGACGATCCATCATCCGTTACTGGTAGTAGTTGGAAGAAGGCATACCAAACCGATGACAAGAACGTTGCAGAGGAAAG GGCGGCGAAGCTGGGAACAAAGCTAGAATGGATGGGGAATACTGCAAAAGTTATAACAGGTCCAGTACCTGCGATCAGGTTTGACGAGGCGAGTCGCAGGAAAACATGGTTCAATAGTCTTGCTGTTACTTATAGTGTTCCTGCGAGTGAGAAGCGGAATACATCCGTAGAGCTGGGTAGTGGCGATCCTGTGGATGAAGATGCTGTGAAAGACATGTTGAGAATCTTGAAAGAAGAATGTGTTGCAATACCTTGGAAGAAAGGCGACGTTCTTTTAGTCAATAATCTGGCGGTTCTTCATAGCCGACGGCCGCTAATAAAGCCTCCCCGTCGTATACTAGCTTCATTGTGCAAGTGA